A stretch of DNA from Coccidioides posadasii str. Silveira chromosome 4, complete sequence:
TGTTCCTCTCTTCTCAGCGGGGAGGTGTTTCGCTCATGTAGGCATGCTGTGGACGGCGGAGGGCTTGCTCTCACGGGACGTCTCGTGGCCGTATCTTGAAATGATTCTCCATTCCCTGGAAGACTTGATACTTCAGCATATAGCCGTCGATGAAGGCCACAGGAAACCTCCACACCTTCAAAGGTGGGAGGAGCTCGATAGGAGGTTGTTGCAGGGCAAGCCCACAAAAACGGTTGTAAACCAGAGCAATCCCATGGCTGCTCCAGCTTTTAAACCGTATGCAAGAAGCTTATCACATGAGCTTCGAACCCCAATGCAGGGTGTGGTCGGTATGTTAGATATCATGCATGCTACCGTTCAGGAGAAGCTTGAGAATAAGCTGGATCCCAGCTTGGTCCCAATGTTTACTGAATTTCGCGAAAACATCGAAGCGGTTCAAGGTCAGCAGGGAAACCGAAACCCCAACCCCCCTTTCGCCCACGCTTTAAACATTGGCATGGCCAGTTGATTGTTGACGTGTTTCTACAGATAGCGCCAGACGGGCCATTGAAGCGGCCGATAATATCGTCCATGCGTACAACTTGAACATGCAGGTCCCTGATACCCCCCAGAACCCTGCGGACGAAGAGATGCAAAACGGCTCGTTTCGATCAAGCGGCGACTCACATGAAAATCGCCCAAACATATTTATCGAAGGCAGCAATATCATGGTCAACCCCTACAAACGCAGGCGAAGCACTCCAATGGACTGGCAGTCCTCATCGTCGCCGAAACATCGATGCACCCCTTCGTCCCGCCGTGGAGTCTCTCCTCGCACTGCAGAGTTAAGAAGTGCGATCGAAGAGAGTGACAAGATCGTACACTCTACGCCTCAAGATGCGATGGACGACGCTTTGTTGGATGCTGTCGCTCGACGCCCGTCGACAACTCGTGAATCCCAGTCGTCGCGTCCCTTACGCGCTGTCTTTCCGCCCATGGTCTTGCACTACACAAAAGTCCGAGACTTGCTTCGCCTGGTCATCAACGAGTCGCTTCAAGTGGGTGGCCGCCCGGATTCAGCCAGAGTCGAGTCCACAGATTGTGGTGAAAGAATTGAAGTACAGACGCTGGGTTGCAACGGTCAAGCCTCCACAAAATACATCGACTGGTGGGTGGATCCATCGGTCCCAGAGAGCCTATGTGTCGATGAAAAGGACCTCACGAAACTTGTCTCTTGCGTGTTCCTGAATGCCCTCAAGTTCACCGAAGTTGGAGAAATTACCGTCGCCGTCACAGTCGGCGGCAAACCGCCTTGTGTCTTGATCAACGTCAAGGATACCGGAACGGGTATACCGGAAGCCTTTCTGCCAAAGCTGTTCAAACCCTGGGCCCGTGAAGATGGCTCGACTACACGAAGCAAAGAAGGACTCGGGTTGGGTTTGATGGTCGCTAAGGGGCTGTCTCGAAAGCTCGGCGGAGATCTAGTATGCGTTCGCTCATCGACGACGGAGCCGAATCGTGGCTCAGAGTTCCAAATTCGGCTTCCCTTGTTCCCTAGCGATAGCGTCAGCCGTCCACCCACCCCTTACACGAACAGCTCAACACCTAGATCTACTGCACCGTCCGTGGGGACTGATGGTGCACACAGCCCCCCTACCGATCAGCCCAAGCCAAAAATAAATGGAGAAGTTTCTTCGCCTCTGGCCTCGCCGACGCTGCCTGACACGAAGGATCCCGGTCAGCAGAACGGCGTTCATCAGAGTCAAATGATACGCCGCTTGTCTGGAAACTCTAAACCGATACCGCTTATGAGGCATACATGTGATAAGACGTTGGCCAAAAGACACCCCTTGACATTCCTTGTTGCGGAAGATAACAAGATCAACCGTCGAATACTGGTTAATATGTTGGCAAAACTTGGTTATAGCGATGTCTACGAGGCATTTGACGGAAAAGAGGCAGTACGGATCGTGAGCGAAATCCTATCAA
This window harbors:
- a CDS encoding uncharacterized protein (EggNog:ENOG410PJW2~COG:T~BUSCO:1408at33183) — protein: MDESDAAASNDPAESNPDPALISSSPPEAVVPKAPIKPIDYVSRFFEAGQSNAIEQLVALKDELRDADTESFWTRLMEGLTTICHAQCAFVAKESHKDDDDDDDDEDTDVEMLSLDERSSSLLGVAVYYNDGKGFQAMHRDYRYLSWDIPCTSMNHDKVCLVPESLPAVIGKDADRLPFPVEAYLAVPLFSAGRCFAHVGMLWTAEGLLSRDVSWPYLEMILHSLEDLILQHIAVDEGHRKPPHLQRWEELDRRLLQGKPTKTVVNQSNPMAAPAFKPYARSLSHELRTPMQGVVGMLDIMHATVQEKLENKLDPSLVPMFTEFRENIEAVQDSARRAIEAADNIVHAYNLNMQVPDTPQNPADEEMQNGSFRSSGDSHENRPNIFIEGSNIMVNPYKRRRSTPMDWQSSSSPKHRCTPSSRRGVSPRTAELRSAIEESDKIVHSTPQDAMDDALLDAVARRPSTTRESQSSRPLRAVFPPMVLHYTKVRDLLRLVINESLQVGGRPDSARVESTDCGERIEVQTLGCNGQASTKYIDWWVDPSVPESLCVDEKDLTKLVSCVFLNALKFTEVGEITVAVTVGGKPPCVLINVKDTGTGIPEAFLPKLFKPWAREDGSTTRSKEGLGLGLMVAKGLSRKLGGDLVCVRSSTTEPNRGSEFQIRLPLFPSDSVSRPPTPYTNSSTPRSTAPSVGTDGAHSPPTDQPKPKINGEVSSPLASPTLPDTKDPGQQNGVHQSQMIRRLSGNSKPIPLMRHTCDKTLAKRHPLTFLVAEDNKINRRILVNMLAKLGYSDVYEAFDGKEAVRIVSEILSSQASSPPPSTPSAPISTRSRSNSDITLPNTPVNQPPSNHSTLAMDPANPTQTQSPPDSDQEADKTLPSTKDYKAIDLVLMDLWMPDMDGYEATEKIFALVEEYRERLANIDLNADGPGQTSQPVSLGPPTVFAVSADVTDEALDRANRVGMAGYMTKPYKLRDLERLIEEFCSARER